The proteins below come from a single Pseudodesulfovibrio sp. JC047 genomic window:
- a CDS encoding CinA family protein translates to MDIKLISRAVAEVGECLRVEDNLLATAESCTGGLLASTLTDTPGSSEWFAGSIVAYSNTVKANVLGVSPKTLEEHGAVSEAVVLEMAQGVLKTVGAHVAVAISGIAGPGGGSPEKPVGTVWLAWAWPSGTRARMYSFSGTRQDVKEQTVMAAVNGLLSVTK, encoded by the coding sequence ATGGATATCAAACTTATTTCTCGGGCCGTCGCCGAAGTGGGCGAATGCCTGCGTGTGGAAGACAATTTGCTCGCCACGGCAGAATCCTGCACCGGCGGACTGCTGGCAAGCACTTTGACCGATACCCCCGGGAGTTCGGAATGGTTCGCCGGATCGATCGTCGCGTATTCCAACACGGTCAAGGCCAACGTGCTCGGCGTGTCTCCCAAAACGTTGGAAGAACACGGTGCCGTTTCAGAAGCGGTGGTGCTCGAAATGGCCCAAGGTGTTTTGAAAACCGTTGGAGCACATGTTGCCGTGGCCATTTCCGGCATAGCCGGTCCCGGCGGTGGATCGCCGGAAAAACCGGTTGGAACGGTCTGGTTGGCCTGGGCGTGGCCGTCAGGCACCCGGGCGCGAATGTATTCTTTTTCCGGCACACGACAGGATGTCAAGGAACAGACGGTCATGGCCGCGGTCAATGGCCTTTTGAGTGTGACCAAATAA
- a CDS encoding DUF3124 domain-containing protein — MSTRILRPILTALLIVMLSVPALAGREIFLSSGQTVYVPVYSHIYQGIKGKPYNLSALLSIRNVDYNEPITITSVKYYDDNGTMQKAYFTSPVTIPPMGTKEVYIPERDTSGGSGANFTVMWESTTKVSTPIIQAVMIGTASSQGISFVCDGVAIKEKE; from the coding sequence ATGTCTACCCGCATCCTTCGTCCGATCCTGACGGCATTGCTGATCGTGATGCTTTCGGTCCCGGCATTGGCAGGTCGAGAAATCTTTCTCTCGTCCGGGCAAACAGTCTATGTTCCGGTGTATTCTCACATTTATCAGGGAATCAAGGGAAAGCCATACAATCTATCTGCCCTGCTTTCCATTCGCAACGTCGATTACAACGAGCCGATCACCATCACGTCAGTCAAATATTATGACGACAACGGCACCATGCAAAAAGCGTATTTCACCTCCCCGGTCACCATTCCGCCCATGGGGACAAAAGAAGTCTATATCCCGGAACGCGACACATCCGGCGGCTCGGGTGCCAACTTCACCGTCATGTGGGAGAGCACAACCAAGGTCTCCACCCCAATCATCCAGGCGGTCATGATCGGCACGGCTTCATCGCAGGGCATATCTTTCGTGTGTGACGGTGTTGCCATCAAGGAAAAGGAATAG
- a CDS encoding sulfite exporter TauE/SafE family protein: MEPLIIGLVLGTFFFAAFLKGTAGLGFATSCLGIMASYIDLRLAIPLVIIPSLLANTMVMIDAGNFWSIFRRFWILYFSALPGLAVGLWILGDNTTDLPRMVLGATMFMYGSWGLWRGQLSLRQTPPLEMAVGLFTGLINGLTGSQIMPIMPYLMSLGITKDELVQAINTSFTIASLVMLAGLGRLGLLSVENMTLSAVGIVPVGLGIWLGGKVRRLLPEAVFRKIVLALIALLGLALVLRSVL, translated from the coding sequence ATGGAACCACTCATTATCGGACTCGTTCTCGGCACGTTCTTCTTCGCAGCGTTTCTCAAGGGCACGGCAGGTCTCGGTTTTGCCACATCCTGTCTCGGTATCATGGCGAGCTATATCGATTTGCGCCTCGCCATCCCCCTTGTCATCATTCCTTCTCTTCTGGCTAACACCATGGTCATGATCGACGCCGGAAATTTCTGGTCCATCTTCCGCCGATTTTGGATTCTCTATTTTTCCGCGCTCCCCGGGTTGGCTGTCGGACTCTGGATATTGGGCGACAACACCACGGACCTGCCCCGCATGGTCCTTGGCGCAACCATGTTCATGTACGGTTCCTGGGGCTTGTGGCGAGGACAACTTTCCCTGCGACAGACACCGCCTCTCGAAATGGCTGTCGGCCTTTTCACCGGACTCATCAACGGGCTGACGGGTTCGCAGATCATGCCCATCATGCCGTACCTGATGTCACTGGGCATCACCAAAGATGAATTGGTTCAGGCCATCAACACCTCCTTTACCATCGCCAGTCTGGTCATGTTGGCAGGACTGGGCCGGTTGGGACTCCTTTCTGTCGAAAACATGACACTTTCCGCTGTCGGCATCGTCCCGGTAGGACTTGGCATCTGGCTCGGAGGCAAGGTCCGCCGCCTGCTCCCCGAAGCTGTTTTCCGCAAAATCGTCCTCGCATTGATCGCGTTGCTCGGGCTTGCACTGGTGCTCCGCAGCGTTTTGTAG
- the argJ gene encoding bifunctional glutamate N-acetyltransferase/amino-acid acetyltransferase ArgJ, which translates to MNIPVGYEFAATAASFKKPGKLDLGAIVSRCPAVAAGVFTTNKFKAAPVLQCQELLADGRMMSGFLMNSGQANACTGEEGRANCRETLNLAAQALNVPADELLPASTGVIGAQFDMTQWKAAMPALGESLGKATPEDTAKAIMTTDTIHKISEASFSLKNGEVRVLGMCKGAGMISPNMATMLSFITCDAAIDAEAWQSMLTDCVNQSINRVTVDGDTSTNDCVMALANGASGVTIESDEEHVLLRKHLLTVLEDLAYKIVMDAEGGTKVAFIQVSGAKTDADAELVARAVGNSPLVKTALFGSDPNWGRIICAAGYSGADFKAENLVLKIGGILVFHHGTPEPGDMDDLLGPIMQKRDIVIHLDLGSGPGSSILLASDLTREYVSINADYRS; encoded by the coding sequence ATGAATATACCTGTTGGATATGAATTTGCCGCCACTGCGGCATCATTTAAGAAACCTGGGAAACTCGACCTGGGAGCGATTGTCAGCCGGTGCCCGGCGGTGGCTGCTGGCGTGTTCACGACCAATAAATTCAAGGCCGCTCCGGTCCTGCAATGTCAGGAGTTGCTGGCAGACGGTCGCATGATGTCCGGGTTCCTGATGAATTCGGGACAGGCCAATGCCTGTACCGGCGAAGAAGGGCGTGCCAACTGTCGTGAAACCCTGAATCTTGCGGCCCAGGCACTGAATGTCCCGGCGGACGAATTGCTGCCGGCCTCCACAGGCGTGATCGGTGCGCAGTTTGACATGACCCAGTGGAAAGCGGCCATGCCGGCCCTTGGCGAGAGCCTTGGCAAGGCAACCCCGGAAGACACGGCCAAGGCCATCATGACCACGGACACCATCCATAAAATCAGTGAGGCTTCGTTTTCGTTGAAAAACGGTGAAGTCCGTGTGCTCGGCATGTGCAAAGGGGCCGGGATGATCTCGCCGAACATGGCGACCATGCTGTCGTTCATTACGTGTGACGCCGCCATTGACGCGGAGGCGTGGCAATCCATGCTGACGGATTGTGTGAATCAGTCCATCAACAGGGTGACCGTGGATGGCGACACGTCCACTAACGATTGCGTGATGGCCCTTGCCAACGGTGCATCCGGTGTGACCATTGAATCCGACGAGGAGCATGTCTTGCTCCGTAAACATCTGCTGACCGTGCTTGAAGATCTGGCGTACAAGATCGTCATGGATGCCGAGGGCGGAACCAAGGTCGCCTTCATTCAGGTTTCGGGTGCGAAAACTGATGCTGATGCCGAATTGGTCGCGCGTGCCGTGGGCAATTCCCCGTTGGTCAAGACCGCGCTTTTCGGGTCCGATCCCAATTGGGGACGTATTATTTGTGCGGCCGGGTATTCCGGTGCGGACTTCAAGGCGGAAAATCTGGTCCTGAAAATCGGGGGGATCCTCGTTTTTCATCATGGGACTCCAGAACCCGGTGATATGGACGACCTGCTCGGGCCGATCATGCAGAAACGGGATATTGTCATTCACCTCGATTTGGGCAGTGGTCCCGGCAGTTCCATCCTGCTCGCTTCGGATTTGACCCGGGAATATGTGAGTATTAACGCGGATTATCGATCCTAG
- a CDS encoding 2-hydroxymuconate tautomerase family protein, which yields MPILTLQTWAGTPLEKKRELVDTLTREIVRMLECPKEAVTVLIEEVPKENWGAAGELCSERFPDK from the coding sequence ATGCCGATCTTGACGCTACAGACATGGGCGGGAACCCCGCTGGAAAAGAAACGTGAGCTGGTGGACACCTTGACTCGTGAGATTGTCAGGATGCTTGAGTGTCCGAAAGAGGCGGTCACTGTGCTGATTGAAGAGGTGCCCAAGGAAAATTGGGGTGCGGCCGGAGAGCTGTGTTCGGAACGGTTCCCCGACAAATGA
- a CDS encoding HD domain-containing protein, whose translation MVNMKGRDKLTRIVDFLNECGMLRKTPRTGYQFLGSGSESVAEHSFRTAVIGHVLALMADADVARTTYMCLFHDLHEARTGDFNYVNQLYNSSERTTALKHACDGTGLEDAVLGYWDELEETETLEATLAQDADQLDFILNLKEESDQGNTYAGQWLESALKRVRTKWGRELAETIAKTDHKDWWFLGPDSEWWTHKNGKDDKKTS comes from the coding sequence ATGGTGAATATGAAAGGTCGGGATAAACTGACCAGAATAGTTGATTTTTTAAATGAATGCGGTATGTTGCGAAAAACGCCAAGGACCGGATATCAATTTTTGGGATCAGGATCGGAATCCGTGGCCGAACATTCGTTTCGGACAGCGGTCATCGGGCATGTGTTGGCCCTGATGGCAGATGCTGACGTGGCGCGCACGACGTACATGTGTTTGTTTCATGACCTGCACGAAGCCCGGACCGGGGATTTCAATTACGTGAATCAGCTCTATAACAGCTCGGAACGGACCACGGCCCTGAAACATGCCTGTGATGGCACCGGACTGGAAGACGCTGTTCTCGGATATTGGGACGAATTGGAAGAGACCGAAACGCTCGAAGCGACGTTGGCGCAGGATGCTGACCAATTGGACTTCATCTTGAATCTCAAGGAAGAGAGCGACCAGGGCAACACCTATGCCGGGCAATGGCTGGAATCGGCCTTGAAACGGGTGCGGACGAAATGGGGTCGGGAATTGGCCGAGACCATCGCCAAAACCGATCACAAGGATTGGTGGTTTTTGGGACCTGATTCAGAGTGGTGGACCCATAAGAATGGCAAGGATGACAAAAAAACGTCATGA
- a CDS encoding ABC transporter permease: MTVKIRDHSVPAFFPYTLCRKIVDEIGEIFLFSLDSLRLIFAGRGQFSKIIRQIYFIGVQSVSVIALIGLFTGMVMGMQLYYALSVFGADGFLGTGVALSMVRELAPVLTAIMLTGRAGSAMTAEIGVMRISEQIDALSIMDINPMRYLVAPKMAACLISFPILTAFFNLIALWGGWLTGVKLLGANAGVYWSRVNGALSWDDIEGGFIKSIVFGLLVCTVCCFEGYYTHIRSGHAGPEGVSQSTTNAVVKSCVITLAADYVLTSLLW, translated from the coding sequence ATGACTGTGAAGATTCGAGACCATTCAGTGCCTGCTTTTTTCCCGTATACACTGTGTCGGAAGATTGTGGATGAAATAGGGGAAATATTCCTTTTTTCCCTTGATTCGTTGCGGTTGATTTTTGCGGGACGAGGGCAGTTCTCCAAGATTATCCGTCAGATATATTTTATTGGAGTGCAATCTGTCAGTGTTATCGCCTTGATCGGACTGTTTACGGGCATGGTCATGGGGATGCAGTTGTATTATGCCCTCTCCGTGTTCGGTGCTGATGGTTTTCTCGGGACGGGTGTCGCGTTGTCCATGGTGCGAGAGCTGGCTCCGGTGCTCACGGCGATCATGTTGACGGGGCGGGCCGGGTCCGCCATGACCGCTGAAATCGGGGTCATGCGAATTTCTGAACAGATTGACGCTCTATCCATCATGGATATCAATCCCATGCGATATCTGGTGGCTCCCAAAATGGCCGCCTGTCTTATCAGTTTTCCAATTCTGACGGCTTTTTTCAATCTGATCGCCTTGTGGGGTGGATGGTTGACCGGGGTAAAATTGCTGGGGGCCAATGCCGGAGTGTACTGGTCGAGAGTGAATGGTGCTCTCAGTTGGGATGATATTGAAGGCGGATTCATCAAGTCCATCGTTTTTGGCCTGCTCGTCTGTACCGTCTGTTGTTTTGAAGGATACTATACCCATATTCGTTCCGGTCATGCGGGACCGGAAGGAGTGAGCCAGTCCACCACTAATGCGGTGGTCAAATCCTGTGTGATAACCCTTGCGGCAGATTATGTTTTGACGTCGCTGCTTTGGTAG
- a CDS encoding ATP-binding cassette domain-containing protein, with the protein MSNAPSIRLENLAVGYGGRPVVSDLNIEFPGGKLSMVVGGSGCGKSTLIRHILQLQAPISGKIYMGGHDLSSISAKKQHCLRQRTGVLFQDGAMLGSLRLKDNIALPLREHTKLGEAEILRIVQDRLEMVGLGHAMELYPNELSGGMRKRAGLARALVMNPQVLFCDEPTSGLDPILSAELDQLLLDMMCHFDMTMVVVTHDLASMRALADNVVILGERKCLYQGTIEQLETTEDPYLRCFLDRKAEERTAPRLTMTPLDPSMLKRDCTKILGENITIRKGDRC; encoded by the coding sequence GTGAGTAACGCACCCAGCATACGACTTGAAAATCTGGCTGTCGGCTATGGCGGCAGGCCTGTTGTCAGCGACCTGAATATCGAATTTCCCGGCGGGAAATTGTCCATGGTCGTTGGTGGCTCTGGATGCGGAAAATCCACATTGATTCGGCATATCCTGCAACTTCAGGCACCGATCAGCGGTAAAATTTATATGGGCGGTCATGATCTCAGTTCCATTTCCGCCAAGAAACAACATTGTCTCAGACAACGAACAGGGGTGCTGTTTCAGGACGGTGCCATGTTGGGATCGTTGCGCCTCAAGGATAACATTGCTCTGCCCTTGCGGGAGCACACGAAACTCGGCGAAGCAGAAATTTTGCGGATTGTTCAGGATCGGCTGGAAATGGTCGGGCTTGGACATGCCATGGAATTATATCCCAATGAATTATCCGGGGGAATGCGCAAACGGGCCGGACTTGCCCGTGCGTTGGTCATGAACCCGCAGGTCTTGTTTTGCGATGAGCCGACATCCGGGCTGGACCCGATTTTGTCAGCGGAGCTGGATCAGTTGCTGCTCGACATGATGTGTCATTTCGACATGACCATGGTTGTTGTCACACACGATTTGGCAAGTATGCGTGCATTGGCCGATAATGTGGTCATTCTGGGAGAAAGAAAATGCCTGTATCAGGGCACGATCGAGCAGCTTGAGACAACGGAAGATCCATATTTGCGGTGTTTTTTGGATAGAAAGGCCGAGGAGCGGACAGCCCCCAGGTTGACCATGACTCCTTTGGACCCGTCCATGCTGAAACGTGATTGTACAAAGATACTTGGCGAAAACATAACGATCCGAAAAGGTGACCGATGCTGA
- the mlaD gene encoding outer membrane lipid asymmetry maintenance protein MlaD: MLKMKKETAVGIFVVMGLLAVVYMSIKLGNVQLFTDKYYEVKANFSDVSGLKVNAPIQMFGVGIGFVREIHIDQDKGVAAISMMIDKKVTLTDDAIAAIKTSGLIGDKFVKIVPGGLGDPVHAGDTLFDTQSAIDLEDLISKFAFGNV; this comes from the coding sequence ATGCTGAAAATGAAAAAAGAAACCGCAGTAGGGATTTTTGTGGTCATGGGGTTGCTCGCCGTGGTCTACATGAGCATCAAGCTGGGTAACGTGCAGTTGTTCACGGATAAATATTATGAAGTGAAGGCCAATTTTTCGGATGTGTCCGGACTGAAGGTCAATGCGCCGATTCAGATGTTTGGTGTGGGGATCGGGTTTGTCAGGGAAATTCATATAGATCAGGACAAGGGCGTCGCGGCCATTTCCATGATGATCGACAAGAAGGTGACGTTGACGGACGATGCCATAGCTGCAATTAAGACAAGTGGACTTATCGGAGATAAGTTCGTGAAAATTGTGCCTGGTGGGCTTGGAGATCCTGTTCATGCCGGAGATACGCTGTTTGACACGCAGTCGGCTATAGACCTTGAAGATCTCATCAGTAAATTCGCCTTTGGCAATGTATAA
- a CDS encoding ABC transporter substrate-binding protein: MVLKRICTVLVMCSVLFASSLALADQTPTDRVKAGVEELIAMLSDPDMLDPDKHDASVTRLRKTAEKYIDFGLVTKYSIGKPWLKMSSALRADMTEAFIQLMERSYLRRIPAYSGEKVQYTKELISGKKAKVLTEIMNKDKKIVVEFRLRIVHGVWMIYDVVAEGVSLVMNYRSQFSAILQKGTPEDLLQLIHERVEKLDRNEPDELDKEEFAS; encoded by the coding sequence ATGGTGTTGAAAAGAATTTGTACCGTATTGGTCATGTGTAGCGTCCTTTTCGCGAGCAGCCTTGCTCTGGCGGATCAGACGCCGACGGACCGAGTCAAGGCTGGGGTTGAAGAGTTGATTGCCATGTTGTCTGATCCGGATATGTTGGACCCGGACAAGCATGACGCCTCGGTGACCCGTTTGCGAAAGACTGCGGAAAAATATATCGATTTCGGATTGGTGACCAAGTATTCCATCGGCAAGCCGTGGCTCAAGATGTCATCGGCACTGCGTGCTGACATGACAGAGGCGTTCATTCAGTTGATGGAGCGGTCGTATCTTCGCCGGATTCCGGCGTATAGCGGTGAAAAAGTTCAGTACACAAAAGAATTGATTTCCGGGAAGAAAGCGAAAGTTCTTACGGAAATAATGAATAAAGATAAAAAAATAGTCGTTGAATTCCGGTTAAGAATAGTTCATGGAGTATGGATGATCTATGATGTCGTTGCCGAAGGTGTGAGCCTGGTGATGAATTATCGGAGTCAGTTCTCTGCCATTTTGCAAAAGGGAACGCCCGAAGATCTGTTGCAATTGATTCATGAACGGGTCGAGAAACTCGACAGAAATGAGCCGGATGAACTGGACAAGGAAGAATTTGCGTCGTGA
- a CDS encoding VacJ family lipoprotein, producing MKTGAEIRQYLLICCLFAALCVGCAGTVFAADSTASETPVQLAQFSSDMDEEDDFDDFNSEYTEQVRVADPLYYWNRVWFEINDALYHGLFRPAAEGYAWLVPVKPRTWVNNFFTNLLFPVRFVNNILTGKFDAAYMETSKFIANTAFGLGGLGDVTGGMPRNWEPERPTADGFGQTLGKAGIGHGVYLVWPFIGPSSIRESVGWVADAYMDPLTYGRFTFLEFVSIRAFNNVNTLSLQLKGNEYEALTEGAVDKYAAVRDAYIRFRAKKVAE from the coding sequence GTGAAAACTGGTGCTGAAATACGTCAATATCTGCTGATATGTTGCTTGTTTGCCGCATTGTGTGTGGGGTGTGCTGGAACCGTTTTTGCGGCGGACTCCACTGCGTCCGAGACGCCGGTTCAACTGGCTCAGTTTTCTTCTGATATGGATGAAGAAGATGATTTTGACGATTTCAACAGTGAGTATACAGAGCAGGTTCGTGTCGCTGATCCGTTATATTATTGGAACCGGGTCTGGTTTGAAATCAATGATGCGTTGTATCACGGGCTGTTTCGTCCTGCTGCCGAGGGATACGCCTGGCTGGTTCCTGTCAAGCCGCGTACCTGGGTCAATAATTTCTTCACCAACCTGTTGTTTCCCGTCCGATTCGTCAACAATATCCTGACTGGCAAGTTCGATGCCGCCTACATGGAGACCTCGAAGTTCATCGCGAATACCGCATTCGGCTTGGGGGGATTGGGTGATGTGACCGGCGGAATGCCTCGCAATTGGGAGCCAGAACGGCCAACAGCCGACGGTTTTGGCCAGACCCTTGGCAAGGCTGGCATCGGGCATGGCGTCTATCTTGTCTGGCCATTTATTGGCCCGAGTTCCATTCGTGAATCCGTGGGCTGGGTGGCTGATGCCTATATGGACCCGTTGACCTATGGTCGGTTCACCTTTCTTGAATTTGTCTCCATTCGGGCCTTCAACAATGTGAATACCTTGTCACTTCAGTTGAAGGGGAACGAATATGAAGCCCTCACTGAAGGGGCTGTGGACAAATATGCGGCTGTGCGTGACGCCTACATTCGGTTCAGGGCCAAAAAAGTCGCTGAATAG
- a CDS encoding metallophosphoesterase family protein — translation MKIAVISDTHMGSVPAWLDDVYSTWLAPADVLVHCGDITSVAIWSYFMQHDNFVCVRGNCDWDPQFADLLKPMTSFERDGLSVGVTHGWGPRSHVPVTVAQAFGPEYDLVCYGHTHARDWSIVEGLQLVNPGSLGESGSLALISIATDGTMQCEFVDVF, via the coding sequence ATGAAAATCGCTGTTATCTCGGATACCCATATGGGGTCAGTCCCTGCGTGGCTTGACGATGTTTATTCCACATGGCTCGCGCCTGCGGATGTTCTTGTTCATTGTGGTGATATCACTTCTGTCGCGATCTGGTCCTACTTCATGCAGCACGACAATTTTGTGTGCGTTCGTGGGAACTGTGATTGGGACCCGCAATTCGCCGATTTGCTCAAACCCATGACCTCTTTTGAACGGGACGGTCTCTCCGTGGGGGTGACACATGGTTGGGGACCTCGTTCCCATGTTCCGGTGACGGTTGCTCAAGCCTTTGGTCCCGAATATGACCTCGTCTGTTACGGTCATACCCATGCACGAGACTGGTCGATTGTCGAAGGTCTGCAATTGGTGAATCCTGGCTCTTTGGGTGAATCGGGTTCCCTTGCCCTGATCAGTATTGCGACCGATGGGACCATGCAATGTGAGTTCGTGGACGTTTTCTGA
- a CDS encoding ABC transporter substrate-binding protein, giving the protein MRCATAVLLLLMSLLFSAVPVRAENSRELTFGMSAAFTGANGELGIEFYRGFMAYIDAFNAAGGADGWTIKVVPANDGYNPGPCFQNTVRFIKQDAVFALFSYVGTPTTTHILPLLQKFEDENIFLLFPFSGSQPLRTEPFGQYVYNLRASYFDETQGLVDRLVAIGRKRIGVFYQSDAYGRTGWDGVHRALERHGLSLAGEAAYKRGASFSQDFSSEVELLLSSDPDAIIVVGTYASQAAFIRDARNYGYTDPIAGLSFADSDKMLELLVAEGKRVSKKYTGNLINSQVVPSYTDERLPGVRLYRKIMEGYTYEPVARNDEYTPRVYSYVSFEGFLNGVILGEMVKRMADDPRRTRIPQVMNSMQNFDLGIGVNVDFSRNGHQGLDTVYFTTVINGLFQSVDDWEQWRR; this is encoded by the coding sequence ATGCGCTGTGCGACAGCTGTTCTTCTTCTGCTCATGTCTCTGTTGTTTTCTGCTGTGCCGGTCAGAGCTGAAAATTCCCGTGAGTTGACTTTTGGCATGTCCGCAGCTTTTACCGGCGCGAATGGAGAACTCGGCATTGAGTTTTACCGCGGGTTCATGGCCTATATTGATGCTTTCAATGCCGCTGGCGGCGCAGACGGATGGACGATCAAGGTTGTGCCAGCCAATGATGGGTATAATCCTGGCCCGTGTTTTCAGAATACCGTGCGCTTCATAAAGCAGGATGCAGTCTTCGCCCTGTTTTCCTATGTTGGAACACCGACCACTACCCATATTCTTCCTTTGCTACAAAAATTTGAAGATGAGAATATTTTCTTGCTCTTCCCTTTCAGCGGGTCGCAACCTTTGCGGACTGAACCTTTTGGTCAATATGTCTACAATCTTCGGGCATCGTATTTCGATGAAACCCAGGGGCTGGTGGACCGCCTTGTCGCGATTGGGCGAAAAAGGATCGGTGTTTTTTATCAGAGCGATGCCTATGGTCGAACCGGCTGGGATGGAGTGCATCGGGCCTTGGAACGACACGGTTTGTCCCTTGCGGGTGAAGCTGCGTACAAACGCGGTGCGTCTTTTTCCCAAGATTTTTCTTCCGAGGTGGAACTGTTGTTGAGCAGTGACCCGGATGCCATCATTGTCGTTGGGACCTATGCCTCTCAAGCCGCGTTTATCCGCGACGCGCGAAATTATGGGTATACGGATCCCATCGCGGGGTTGTCTTTTGCCGATAGCGACAAGATGCTCGAATTGCTCGTGGCCGAAGGGAAGCGGGTTTCAAAAAAGTACACCGGAAATCTGATCAATTCGCAGGTGGTCCCAAGTTATACGGACGAGCGGCTTCCCGGTGTGCGGCTGTATCGGAAGATCATGGAAGGGTATACCTATGAGCCGGTGGCCAGAAACGACGAGTATACGCCTAGAGTTTACAGTTATGTCAGCTTCGAAGGGTTTCTGAATGGCGTTATTCTGGGAGAAATGGTCAAACGGATGGCAGATGATCCTCGCCGGACGCGGATTCCACAAGTCATGAATTCCATGCAGAATTTCGATTTGGGGATCGGTGTCAATGTGGATTTCAGCCGGAATGGTCATCAGGGGCTGGATACCGTGTATTTCACCACCGTCATCAATGGATTGTTTCAGTCTGTAGACGATTGGGAGCAGTGGCGACGATGA